Proteins from a genomic interval of Rhipicephalus microplus isolate Deutch F79 chromosome 6, USDA_Rmic, whole genome shotgun sequence:
- the LOC142764886 gene encoding uncharacterized protein LOC142764886 has product MPSKKNFKQKSADPYTRVACDIRKQLMAMEKKEKKRPRMATALSDGAEKVIARSFGTSEDARQPLDHKVATPASFGNLAARDAALARSEAQSPAGGGASSALGILSPAGRHLLLAERVKPDGHRSPNPHKSPEGVMVPTLSPDYVSPLGITKRRKKCVNLSCFVDCSLEMPQIPLFLLGFSFDKRENIRKRIRVTNLTVPVQNLATSQIFTASSKA; this is encoded by the coding sequence GATCCGTACACGCGAGTGGCTTGCGACATCCGCAAGCAACTGATGGCCatggagaagaaggagaagaaacgCCCCAGAATGGCGACTGCTCTCTCCGATGGGGCCGAGAAAGTCATCGCTCGGAGTTTCGGGACAAGCGAAGACGCCAGGCAGCCCCTGGATCACAAGGTGGCAACGCCCGCGAGCTTCGGCAATCTCGCAGCACGCGATGCGGCTCTGGCCAGATCCGAGGCCCAGAGTCCGGCAGGTGGCGGCGCCTCATCGGCCTTGGGAATCCTGTCGCCTGCGGGCCGCCATCTTTTACTCGCGGAACGCGTGAAACCGGATGGACACAGGTCGCCCAATCCACACAAGTCACCCGAGGGAGTGATGGTACCCACGCTGTCGCCGGACTACGTCTCTCCCCTGGGGATAACGAAAAGGCGAAAGAAATGTGTGAATTTGTCTTGTTTTGTAGATTGCTCTCTTGAAATGCCACAAATACCACTTTTTCTGCTAGGGTTCTCCTTTGATAAGCGAGAAAACATTCGGAAGCGAATTCGGGTGACCAACCTTACAGTTCCCGTTCAGAACTTGGCGACATCACAGATTTTCACAGCGTCTAGTAAAGCCTGA